TCTCGCAGTATTTCGAGGCAGAAAAGACGGCCGCACACCCCTAACGATTAGGAAATCCCCCACGTCGTACTAGACGTATGGCGACGACAGACAGGCTCGGGGGAACGCTACTGGAGAGCCGGCGCAATGCGGCTCTCTTTTGGGTACTCGTCGGCGTTCTGTCCGTCTTCGTCATCGAGCGGGTCGCGATCGCGGGGGACGTCCGAACGGCGGTGTTGGCGGCGGTTCTGCTCGTGATCGCTCTCGTTCCGCCGGTCGCGTTCCGAGATCCGACGGTGACGCTGCCGTGGGAGCTGGTCGGAATCGCCTGTCTGCCGCTCGTGTGGGAGTTCCTCGTCGGCGTGCCGTTCCGGACCGACGTCGTGCCCTACGTGGCCGTCGCCGTCGTCGCGCTGTTTCTCGCTGTCGAACTGCACGCGTTCACGCCGGTCCGGATGACCCACCGGTTCGCGATCGCGTTCGTGACGCTCTCGACGATGGCTGCCGCCGCGGTGTACAACGTCGGCCAGTGGCTCTCCGACGTGCTGTTCGGGACCGCGTTCCTTCTGGACGGCCGCGATCCCGACGTCGTGAACGCGGTCGTGATGATCGAATTCACCTACGCGACGGTCGCGGGGATACTCGCCGGGGTCGCGTTCGCGTTTTTCTTCGAGCGTCGGATCTCCCCCGCGAGCGAACGGACGTACGTTCCCCCGTACGCGCCGGGAGAGGAACGCGAGCGACGGGCGGCCGTCGAGGGTAAAACGCTCGCCCGGCGGCTCCACCTGTCGGAACGAACACAGCGGCACCTGACCCGGGGAATGCAGATCGTCCTGGGGATCGTGCTCGCGTACGGGGTCTGGACGCTGCATTTGCCGACGATCGCTAACGCGACCGTCGCGCTGGTGATCACGTTCGTCCCGGCACTGCTCGAACGCGACCTCGAGCTGCCGATGGATCCCGGACTGGTGTTGTGGATCACGGTCGCAGTGTTCCTCCACGCGCTGGGATCGGCCGGACTGTACGACGCAGTCGGGCCGTGGGATCACCTGACTCACGCCCTCTCTGCGTCGGTGGTCGCCGCCGCCGGCTACGCGGGGTTCCGGGCGATTCATCTCCACACCGACGCAGTGTACCTGCCGCCGAAGTTCATGGGACTGTTGATCGGGGTGTTCGTCCTCGCAGCGGGCGTCGTCTGGGAACTGCTCGAGTTCGCCATCGACCAGTTCGCGATCCGGGCGGGCATTCCCGCCGTGCTCGCCCAACACGGGATCGGCGACACCATGATGGACCTGCTTTTCAACCTCGTCGGCGCGTTCGTCACGGCGGTCTGGGGGACGGTGTATCTCGCCGACGTGGCCGACTCGATGTCCGAGCGGTTCGAGGAGTGGGGGGAGAGGTAACGAGGGTTGCACCGAGGGAATCCTTTTTAAGCTGGCCGGGTGGAGTAGGGTGCAATGGATGGGCCGATCCGGGTTCTCCACGTCGACGACGAACCCGACTTCGCCGAGGTGGCCGCCGAGTTTCTGCGACGGCGGGACGGACGGTTCGAGGTGACAGTCGAGACCGATCCCGTCGAGGCCCTCGAGCGACTCCCCGAAGAGAACGTCGACTGCGTCCTCTCGGATTACGAGATGCCGAACCTCGACGGGATCGAGTTCCTCGAGCGCATCCGCGAGCAGTATCCCGACTTGCCGTTCGTGCTGTACACCAGCGAGGGGAGCGAACAGATCGCGAGCGAAGCGATCTCGGCGGGCGTGACCGACTACCTCCAGAAGGAATCAGGGACCGGCCAGTACGCGATCCTCGCGAATCGGATCGAAAATGCCGTCGAGCAGTACCGGGCACGTCGGATCCTCTCGGAACGCACCCGCCAGCTCGAGCGGCTCTACGGCAACCTCCCCGGGATGGTGTACCGGTGTGAAAACGAGCCGGGATGGCCGATGGAACACGTCGGCGGGGCCGTCGAGGAGCTCACGGGCTACGACGCGGCTGCGATCGAATCGGGCGAGGTGAACTGGGGAGAGAACGTTCTTCACCCCGACGACCACGAGGAAACGTGGGAGGACATCCAGCAGGAACTCGAGGAGGGAGCGTCTTTCGAGACGACCTACCGGATCGTGACGAAGGCGGGAGAAACGAAGTGGGTGTGGGAGCAGGGAACAGCCGTGTACGCCGACGACAGTGGCAGGGCAATCGACGGAGTGCACGTCAACGCCAATGACGTCGGCGACGGTAACGGCGACGGTAACGGCGACGGTAACGGCGACGGAACCGAGGACGGAACCAACGCCGAACTCCTCGTTCTCGAGGGGTTCATCACCGACGTCACCGACCAGCGCGAACACGAACGCGAACTCCAACGTGCGTTCGACGAGTTAGAGGGGATCCTCGAGGGATTGAACGACGCGGTCTTCCTCCACGATCTGGACGGGGCGATGCTGTACGTGAACGAGGCTGCAGTGGATCGGCTGGGCTATTCCCGGGAGGAACTCCTGGAACTGTCACCCAGGGACTTCGCCGTCTCGGTAGACGACGACGAGTATCAGCGGCGGCTCGAGGAGCTCGAAACGGAGGGATCGCTGGTGTTCGAGACCGTCCATCTGACTGAAGACGGCGACCGGATCCCTGCCGAGATCAACGCCACGATCACGATGTATCGGGGCGAGCGGGCGGTGCTCAGCGTGGCACGGGACGTCACCGAACAGAAGCGGCAGGAGGCACAGCGACGGCGACGGAGCGCACGGATCACCGCACTTCACGACGTGGCGACCGAGATCGGCAGCAGCGAGACTCGGGAGGAAGTCTACGAACAGGTCGTGAACGCAGCCGAGGATATCCTCTCGTTCGACATCGCCATCGCCGACGCGGCCGAGGGTGACACGCTGGTTCCGATGGCCGTCTCCTCGGAGATTTCGACGGATCAGTACTACGACGAGACCGACGTCGACGCCGACGACAACCTCGCGGCGAGAGCCTACCGAACGGGCGAGTCGTCGGTGGTCGAGGACCTCATGAAACGCGACGCCGCGCCCGCTGACACGGCGTTCCGTTCGGCGATCACGGTCCCGGTCGGTGATCACGGCGTCTTTCAGGCGGTCTCGACGGCCCCCGGCGCCTTCGACGACGACGACCTCGAGTTGGTCGAACTGCTGGTGGCACACGCCGCCTCCCGGCTCGAGCAACTCGACCGGACACAGCGTCTCCGGCGGCGAACCCAGCAGCTCAAGCGTCAAAACGAGCGGCTCGACGAGTTCGCCTCGATCGTCTCCCACGACCTCCGGAACCCCCTGAGCGTGGCCAGCGGCCGGCTCGAACTCGCCCGCGAGGAGTGTGACAGCTCGCACCTCGAGGACGTCGTGCGGTCGCTCGATCGCAGCGAGGCGCTGATCGAAGATCTCCTCACCCTCGCCCGCAAGGGAACCGGAGTCGCCGAGGTCGAACCCGTCGATCTCCGGAAGATCGTCGAGGGGTGCTGGAACAACGTCGAGACCGACGATGTGACAGTGCAAATCGAGACCGAACTCGTGGTTCGAGCCGACGAGAGTCGCCTCCGACAGCTGCTCGAGAACCTCTTTCGGAACAGCGTGGAGCACGGCTCCACGAGCAGTCGGACAGAGTCCGACGACGCCGGGAAAGCCGACCGGAACGTCACGGTTACCGTCGGCGACCTCGACGGCAGCGACGGCTTCTACGTCGAAGACGACGGGCCGGGGATCCCCGAGGGAGAACACGAACAGGTGTTCGAAACCGGCTACACGACCGCCAGCGACGGGACCGGCCTCGGGCTGTCGATCGTCAAGCGCATCGCCGAGGCGCACGGCTGGGAGATCGCTGCGATCGCCGACGAAACCGGCGGAGCTCGCTTCGAGATCTCCGGCGTCGAGATCGCAGACTGAGCCCCGGAAACGTTAGGCGCCTTCGCCCCCAAACGGGGGCATGGAATGGTGTGACGTGACACGCGACCGCCCTCGTGACCTCTCGCAAGACATATCCGACGACAGCCGCGATGAAAGATAGCCAATAGCATGACAGATGCTACCAACCCCGCCGGGACGCCGGTCGGCGAGACGGCGGCGCTGTCGGCGGCCGAGGCGTCGACGATCGCCGAGCGGATCGCCGAGAACGTCGGTCGGGTGATCCTCGGGAAAGGGGAGGTGATCGACCACGTGCTGGTGACGGTTCTCGCCCGGGGTCACCTGCTGCTCGAGGACGTTCCCGGCGTCGGAAAGACGATGCTCGCACGCGCGTTCGCACGGTCGGTCGACTGTTCGTTCAAGCGCGTCCAGTTCACCCCCGATCTGCTCCCCTCGGACGTCACCGGATCGAACGTGTACAACCGAAAGACCGGCGACTTCGAGTTCCGTCCCGGCCCGGTGTTCGCGAACGTGGTGTTGGGCGACGAGATCAACCGCGCGCCGCCGAAAACCCAGTCGGCGCTGCTGGAGGCGATGGAGGAGTCACAGGTGACCGTCGACGGGGAAACCAGACGACTGCCGGACCCGTTCGTGGTCATCGCAACTCAAAACGACGTCGAGCCGGGGCGGACCTACGATCTCCCGATGGCCGAGATCGACCGGTTCACCAAGAAACTCCGGATCGGCTACCCCTCCGAGAGCGAGGAGACGGAGATGCTCGACCGGCTTCGCGGGCGGCACCCCATCGAGTCGATCGACTCGGTGGCCACCACCGACGAGCTCCGACGGGCACGCGAGACCGCAAGCCGAATCGACGCCGGCGAACCCGTCCGCTCGTACGTCTCCCGACTCGCCCGGTTCACCCGGGAACGGGCCGGACTCGGTGCGAGTCCCCGGGGGAGCCTCGCGTTGTTGCGGGCCTCCCAGGCGCGAGCGCTGCTCGAGGGCCGGGAGTACGTCGTCCCCGACGACGTCCAGACGGAGGCGGAAAGCGTGCTCGCCCACCGGGTCCGACCGGAAACCGGCGGAACGACCGGTCGAGAGATCGTCGAGGAGGCGCTCTCGACGGTCGCCGTCGAGTAATCCGATCCCCCGCCGACAGCGCAAACGACTGGAATGCTCCCAGACCGCTTCACCCCCGACGTCCGACTCACCCGCCGCGGGAAAAGCGTCGTCGCCGTCTGCCTGTTCGCAGCGGCGATGGCGTGGATCGCGGGGCCGCGCGCGCTCAACGCCGTCGTCGCCCCCGGAATCGTCGGCCTCGCGGCCGCCTACCTCCAGCTTCGCGGCCTCGAAGCGCCGCGGGTGATTCGCGACCTGCCGCCGGACGCCCACGCCGGCACGAGCCACGAGCTTCGGCTCCGG
The Halalkaliarchaeum desulfuricum DNA segment above includes these coding regions:
- a CDS encoding hybrid sensor histidine kinase/response regulator; this translates as MDGPIRVLHVDDEPDFAEVAAEFLRRRDGRFEVTVETDPVEALERLPEENVDCVLSDYEMPNLDGIEFLERIREQYPDLPFVLYTSEGSEQIASEAISAGVTDYLQKESGTGQYAILANRIENAVEQYRARRILSERTRQLERLYGNLPGMVYRCENEPGWPMEHVGGAVEELTGYDAAAIESGEVNWGENVLHPDDHEETWEDIQQELEEGASFETTYRIVTKAGETKWVWEQGTAVYADDSGRAIDGVHVNANDVGDGNGDGNGDGNGDGTEDGTNAELLVLEGFITDVTDQREHERELQRAFDELEGILEGLNDAVFLHDLDGAMLYVNEAAVDRLGYSREELLELSPRDFAVSVDDDEYQRRLEELETEGSLVFETVHLTEDGDRIPAEINATITMYRGERAVLSVARDVTEQKRQEAQRRRRSARITALHDVATEIGSSETREEVYEQVVNAAEDILSFDIAIADAAEGDTLVPMAVSSEISTDQYYDETDVDADDNLAARAYRTGESSVVEDLMKRDAAPADTAFRSAITVPVGDHGVFQAVSTAPGAFDDDDLELVELLVAHAASRLEQLDRTQRLRRRTQQLKRQNERLDEFASIVSHDLRNPLSVASGRLELAREECDSSHLEDVVRSLDRSEALIEDLLTLARKGTGVAEVEPVDLRKIVEGCWNNVETDDVTVQIETELVVRADESRLRQLLENLFRNSVEHGSTSSRTESDDAGKADRNVTVTVGDLDGSDGFYVEDDGPGIPEGEHEQVFETGYTTASDGTGLGLSIVKRIAEAHGWEIAAIADETGGARFEISGVEIAD
- a CDS encoding AAA family ATPase translates to MTDATNPAGTPVGETAALSAAEASTIAERIAENVGRVILGKGEVIDHVLVTVLARGHLLLEDVPGVGKTMLARAFARSVDCSFKRVQFTPDLLPSDVTGSNVYNRKTGDFEFRPGPVFANVVLGDEINRAPPKTQSALLEAMEESQVTVDGETRRLPDPFVVIATQNDVEPGRTYDLPMAEIDRFTKKLRIGYPSESEETEMLDRLRGRHPIESIDSVATTDELRRARETASRIDAGEPVRSYVSRLARFTRERAGLGASPRGSLALLRASQARALLEGREYVVPDDVQTEAESVLAHRVRPETGGTTGREIVEEALSTVAVE